The following are encoded in a window of Bacteroidales bacterium genomic DNA:
- the mnmE gene encoding tRNA uridine-5-carboxymethylaminomethyl(34) synthesis GTPase MnmE — protein sequence MDKDTICAISSSPGNGAIAIIRLSGDDAVNICDGIFYSKSGIKIIDQKTNTIQLGKIKSNNKIIDEVLISLFKLPNSYTGEDIVEISCHGSSYIQQKILQLLIHNGARIAKPGEFTLRAFMNRKMDLSQAEAVADLIASTSKASHSLAINQMRGGFSSEINKLRNQLLQFVSLIELELDFSEEDVEFADRKKLSVLISDIKKLVEHLIKSFELGNVIKNGIPITIIGEPNVGKSTLLNILLNENKAIVSEIPGTTRDIIEDVINIDGYNFRFIDTAGIRQTTDEIETLGIKKTFEKIGQASIVLFLVDAIDSSNIINQKISELKKSLISNKTIIVIVNKTDLIKDKEINKFSKEHFPSLDKNDALIYISAKNKTNIKLLTDKLIDLLNLPSLNEEHVVVTNLRHYEALLKVAQGIERILNGLKNQISNDFLAQDVREVLHYLGEITGEVTNDEILGNIFSNFCIGK from the coding sequence ATTGATAAAGATACAATTTGTGCAATTTCATCCTCACCCGGAAATGGTGCAATAGCAATAATCAGGCTAAGCGGTGATGATGCAGTTAATATATGTGATGGTATATTCTATTCAAAATCCGGAATAAAAATTATAGACCAAAAAACAAATACCATTCAGTTAGGTAAAATAAAAAGCAATAACAAAATTATTGACGAAGTACTTATTAGTTTGTTTAAATTACCAAATTCATATACAGGTGAAGATATTGTTGAAATATCATGTCATGGATCATCTTATATACAACAAAAAATTTTACAATTGTTAATACATAATGGTGCAAGAATTGCTAAACCCGGAGAATTTACTTTACGGGCTTTTATGAATCGTAAAATGGACTTATCTCAGGCAGAAGCTGTTGCTGATCTTATTGCTTCTACTTCAAAAGCATCGCATAGTCTTGCTATTAATCAAATGCGCGGTGGATTTTCAAGTGAAATTAATAAGCTGAGAAATCAATTATTACAATTTGTTTCATTAATTGAATTAGAACTTGATTTTAGTGAAGAAGATGTGGAATTTGCTGACAGAAAAAAATTGAGTGTTCTGATATCTGATATTAAAAAGCTGGTTGAACATCTGATAAAATCATTTGAACTTGGAAATGTTATTAAAAATGGTATTCCAATAACTATTATTGGTGAACCAAATGTTGGAAAATCTACATTATTGAATATTTTACTAAATGAAAATAAAGCAATTGTTTCTGAAATTCCGGGAACAACACGTGATATAATTGAAGATGTAATTAATATTGATGGATACAATTTTCGTTTTATTGATACTGCGGGTATAAGGCAGACTACTGATGAAATTGAAACTCTTGGAATAAAAAAAACATTTGAAAAAATAGGACAGGCAAGTATAGTATTATTTTTAGTTGATGCTATTGATTCATCAAATATTATTAATCAGAAAATCAGCGAATTAAAAAAATCATTGATTAGTAATAAAACAATAATTGTTATTGTAAATAAAACTGACCTTATCAAGGATAAAGAAATAAATAAATTTTCAAAAGAACATTTTCCTTCACTTGATAAAAATGATGCACTTATATATATATCAGCAAAAAATAAAACAAATATTAAATTGCTTACTGATAAACTTATCGATTTGTTAAATCTACCATCTTTGAACGAAGAGCATGTTGTAGTTACAAACCTAAGGCATTATGAGGCATTATTAAAAGTTGCTCAAGGTATTGAAAGAATTTTAAATGGTCTTAAAAATCAAATTTCAAATGATTTTCTTGCCCAGGATGTTAGAGAAGTTTTACACTATCTTGGTGAAATTACAGGAGAAGTTACTAATGATGAAATTTTAGGAAATATTTTTTCTAATTTTTGTATCGGAAAGTAA
- a CDS encoding OmpA family protein: MLTLFLQYTPSFSQFYFLDEPTDKLEISFLKNKIETQAEKSFFNILKINNNSDQKILFNVNFNIPQGWSLMTESSKQITLAPNDSIFIPVRAATARDVKGEIGYSIVASLTDNNEKAITNAYTYVNVPKKTDIRFNPINRIIYFDPKTGTSKFSFNIQNKGNIDELLYFDFSSSYAIEIPGESKNQYTIDIVVPYQTDTVIEFKVNLKDIENIDKRNVYRINYKVSNQDTSFQSAIWCKDLKSKYVNYIPDINKPLIIELMAQNLFSEFESVYTGLLQGNILFRNNRNIYYHFRNYRFPDPNGLLQNSRYFAGYTDKNFKIHLGDVLSSYELNTYGKGIELGYNKNRHQIIGLVTKNPIRPINSYAGKYNFPIGNNNHIGLGFANSDNQEKKTYSKLGYFQARTKILKHHNFSALFGLSNESHKLYTPYNAKGYGLKFTYNGSINKIKFSSKTNYGSPRYAGVFNGRLDTKTTVNYPLNNKDNIMFNYSKYNFGPAVYINDVIQTRRSTNYERIELSYSSAISPRINIFFSPTYNFESSNSFNSISPDDIFSTQSAIFQAGIRLRSINSQNTLRPSLRVGHTRITDYTKTINEEYFNIPKIPPILNARFSLNYASRNWGVFMNYFYGPNSINQQFSYFYNNYFSKDYDNLPKSVRILPYAELFIYKNILKLTSRLSYINDITNKSTRINFSNELYTYLGSGWELKFSSNIINSKDIDKSTNTEFKYNSAYFEFGIKKEFDFNQPRLKYYDLEVIFYKDLNGNRIKDENEPGIKNILVEITRDEEIDMFAENRYDYSGEFVYSELLSDQMGRIEYKNIPEGNYFVKFTPLGESVGKFSPDDTNPMFMMNQNKTVYIPFLERNRIFGKVVLNRSKLSNLGKIDISNIKVTATDTEGRQYSSLTDKDGKFVIYVPNIDEYNVTINNIFYENFELQQSNFEVQLNGYKQFEISYIFNEKRRRIRFKTTYDYDQNLDIPGIEIVRRTNLQGVIKDATTQKPIRAKISVVDKDEKEITSVYSNTKEGQYSLSFMAGDDYNIFVTAVDYWFYAEKLYSKQIVTFQNINKDILLKAITIGAIIPLNHLNFGVGDTELSPEAVSELERLLKVLKKNHGVRIAVHGHADDQEILETKDDLAMERANIVAKYLIANGYNRVKYSGHANTKPIATNDTEDGRKLNRRAEIVVIDK, translated from the coding sequence TTGCTTACATTATTTTTACAATATACACCTTCTTTTTCTCAGTTTTATTTTCTTGATGAACCTACCGACAAATTAGAAATATCTTTTCTTAAAAATAAAATTGAAACACAAGCAGAAAAAAGCTTTTTTAATATTTTAAAGATCAACAATAATTCAGATCAAAAAATATTGTTTAATGTAAATTTTAATATACCCCAAGGCTGGTCATTGATGACAGAAAGCAGCAAACAAATAACCTTAGCCCCTAATGATTCGATTTTTATTCCTGTAAGAGCAGCAACTGCAAGGGATGTTAAAGGTGAAATAGGATATTCAATCGTTGCTTCACTTACCGATAATAACGAAAAAGCAATTACAAATGCCTATACTTATGTTAATGTACCCAAAAAAACAGATATAAGGTTTAATCCTATAAATCGTATTATCTATTTCGACCCAAAAACAGGAACTTCAAAGTTTTCTTTTAATATTCAAAACAAAGGTAATATTGATGAATTATTGTATTTTGATTTTTCTTCATCATATGCAATAGAAATACCGGGTGAATCAAAGAATCAATATACTATAGATATTGTTGTGCCTTATCAAACAGATACTGTTATTGAATTTAAAGTAAATTTAAAAGATATTGAAAATATTGATAAAAGAAATGTATATAGAATCAATTACAAAGTTAGCAACCAGGATACAAGTTTTCAAAGTGCAATATGGTGTAAAGACCTTAAAAGCAAATATGTAAATTATATTCCTGATATTAATAAGCCTCTTATTATAGAATTAATGGCTCAAAACCTGTTTAGTGAATTTGAGTCGGTTTATACTGGATTGTTACAAGGAAACATTTTATTCAGGAACAATCGAAATATTTATTATCATTTCAGAAATTACAGGTTTCCTGACCCTAATGGTTTACTACAGAATTCAAGATATTTTGCAGGCTATACAGATAAAAACTTCAAAATACATTTAGGAGATGTATTATCAAGTTATGAATTAAATACTTATGGTAAAGGGATAGAGCTTGGATATAATAAGAATCGTCATCAAATTATTGGATTAGTTACAAAAAATCCTATACGACCAATAAACTCTTATGCAGGAAAATACAATTTTCCTATTGGTAATAATAATCATATTGGATTAGGTTTTGCAAATTCTGATAATCAGGAAAAAAAAACATATTCAAAATTAGGATATTTTCAAGCAAGAACAAAAATACTAAAACATCATAATTTTTCTGCTTTGTTTGGTTTAAGCAATGAATCTCACAAATTATATACCCCTTACAATGCAAAAGGTTATGGTTTAAAATTTACATATAATGGGTCAATAAATAAAATAAAATTTAGTTCAAAAACAAATTACGGTTCACCTCGTTATGCGGGAGTTTTTAATGGAAGATTAGACACGAAAACAACAGTAAATTATCCTCTAAACAATAAGGATAATATAATGTTTAATTATTCAAAATATAATTTTGGACCTGCTGTTTATATAAATGATGTTATTCAAACAAGACGTTCAACTAATTATGAAAGAATTGAATTAAGCTATTCTTCTGCTATTTCTCCTCGAATAAATATTTTCTTTTCCCCAACATATAATTTTGAAAGCTCAAACAGTTTTAATTCAATATCTCCTGATGATATATTTTCTACGCAAAGCGCCATATTTCAAGCAGGCATAAGATTAAGAAGTATTAATTCACAAAACACATTAAGACCTTCTTTAAGAGTTGGACATACAAGAATTACAGATTATACAAAAACAATAAATGAAGAATATTTTAATATACCAAAAATACCTCCCATACTAAATGCACGTTTTTCATTAAATTATGCAAGCCGGAATTGGGGTGTTTTTATGAATTATTTTTACGGACCAAATAGTATTAACCAGCAATTTTCATATTTTTATAATAATTATTTTTCAAAAGATTACGATAACCTTCCAAAAAGTGTCCGTATATTACCTTATGCTGAATTATTTATTTATAAAAATATTCTAAAACTTACATCAAGATTGAGTTATATAAACGACATAACTAATAAATCTACACGTATAAATTTTTCAAATGAACTATATACATATCTTGGCAGTGGATGGGAACTAAAATTTTCAAGCAATATTATTAACAGCAAAGATATTGATAAATCAACTAATACCGAATTTAAATATAATTCAGCATATTTTGAATTTGGTATAAAAAAAGAATTTGATTTTAACCAACCTCGTTTAAAATATTATGATCTTGAAGTTATATTTTACAAAGACCTTAACGGGAACAGGATAAAAGATGAAAACGAACCTGGTATTAAAAATATTCTTGTTGAAATAACAAGGGATGAAGAAATTGATATGTTTGCAGAAAACAGGTATGATTATAGTGGAGAATTTGTTTACAGCGAATTATTATCAGATCAAATGGGAAGAATAGAATATAAAAATATTCCTGAAGGAAATTATTTTGTTAAATTTACACCACTTGGTGAAAGTGTTGGTAAATTCAGTCCGGATGATACAAACCCGATGTTCATGATGAACCAAAATAAAACTGTATATATTCCTTTCCTTGAACGAAACAGGATATTCGGTAAAGTTGTTTTGAACAGGTCTAAGTTATCTAATCTTGGTAAAATAGATATCTCAAATATAAAAGTTACTGCAACAGATACCGAAGGCAGGCAATATTCATCCTTAACAGACAAAGACGGTAAGTTTGTTATTTATGTTCCAAATATTGATGAATATAATGTTACTATAAATAATATTTTTTATGAAAACTTTGAATTACAACAAAGTAATTTTGAAGTACAACTAAATGGCTACAAACAATTTGAAATAAGCTATATTTTTAATGAAAAACGAAGGCGAATAAGATTCAAAACAACTTATGATTATGATCAGAATCTTGATATTCCGGGAATAGAAATTGTTAGAAGAACCAACTTGCAAGGAGTTATAAAAGATGCAACAACACAAAAACCAATACGTGCAAAAATCTCGGTAGTTGATAAAGATGAAAAAGAAATAACTTCGGTATATTCAAACACAAAAGAAGGGCAATACAGTCTTAGTTTTATGGCAGGTGATGATTATAATATTTTTGTTACAGCAGTAGATTATTGGTTTTATGCCGAAAAATTATATAGTAAACAAATTGTTACATTCCAAAATATTAATAAAGACATTTTATTAAAAGCAATTACAATTGGTGCAATAATTCCGTTAAATCACCTGAATTTTGGAGTTGGTGATACGGAATTATCACCCGAAGCTGTTTCAGAACTTGAAAGACTTTTAAAAGTATTAAAGAAAAATCACGGTGTAAGAATTGCTGTTCATGGTCATGCTGATGATCAGGAAATACTTGAAACAAAAGATGATTTAGCAATGGAACGTGCAAATATCGTTGCTAAATATTTAATTGCAAATGGTTACAACAGAGTTAAATATTCAGGTCATGCCAATACAAAACCAATTGCCACAAATGATACCGAAGACGGAAGAAAACTGAACAGAAGAGCTGAGATAGTGGTTATAGATAAATAG
- a CDS encoding replication-associated recombination protein A has protein sequence MSNNQPLAERLRPKTLENYIGQSHLVGKNAILRNAIESGNIPSMIFWGPPGVGKTTLAKIISNQLERPFYILSAVNSGVKDVRNAIEKAKKQQFFNKPNAILFIDEIHRFSKSQQDSLLGAVEQGIITLIGATTENPSFEVISPLLSRCQVYVLKPLGKDDLLLMLEYAIKSDIILKDKNIEITENQAILRYSGGDARKLYNILELIVNDVDTGDIIITNEKVVKVLQENISYYDKNGEQHYDIISGFIKSIRGSDPNAAVYWLARMIEGGEDIIFIARRLVILAAEDIGMANPNALLLAQSCFDAVKSIGPPEARIILSETAIYLATSQKSNSAYKAIMNAQDIVKQTGDLPVPLHIRNAPTSLMKELDYGKDYKYAHDYADNFIEQEFLPEEIKNTKLYEPQENKHEKSIKERLIKLWKRKYNY, from the coding sequence ATGTCAAACAATCAACCACTTGCCGAAAGGTTAAGACCAAAAACACTTGAAAACTATATTGGTCAAAGTCATTTGGTAGGTAAAAATGCAATATTAAGAAATGCAATTGAGTCAGGAAATATTCCTTCAATGATTTTTTGGGGACCTCCGGGAGTTGGTAAAACTACACTTGCAAAAATTATTTCAAATCAGCTAGAAAGACCATTTTATATATTAAGTGCTGTTAATTCTGGTGTTAAAGATGTTCGTAATGCTATTGAAAAAGCTAAAAAACAACAGTTTTTTAATAAGCCTAATGCAATATTATTTATTGATGAAATTCACCGATTCAGTAAGTCGCAACAAGATTCTTTATTAGGAGCAGTAGAACAAGGAATAATAACATTGATCGGGGCAACGACCGAAAACCCTTCTTTTGAAGTTATATCCCCTCTCCTTTCACGTTGTCAGGTATATGTTTTAAAACCACTCGGAAAAGATGATCTTCTTTTAATGCTGGAATATGCAATTAAAAGTGACATTATTTTAAAAGATAAAAATATTGAAATTACTGAGAATCAAGCTATTTTAAGATATTCAGGAGGCGATGCCCGTAAACTTTATAATATTCTAGAATTAATTGTTAATGATGTAGATACTGGAGATATAATTATTACAAATGAAAAAGTTGTTAAAGTTCTCCAGGAAAATATCTCTTATTACGATAAAAACGGAGAACAACATTATGATATTATATCGGGATTTATCAAATCAATAAGGGGAAGCGACCCTAATGCTGCTGTTTATTGGCTTGCAAGAATGATTGAAGGAGGCGAAGATATAATTTTTATTGCCCGCAGATTAGTTATCCTTGCTGCCGAAGATATAGGTATGGCAAATCCAAATGCTTTATTACTTGCTCAAAGTTGTTTTGATGCTGTTAAATCTATAGGACCGCCGGAAGCAAGGATAATCCTTTCAGAAACAGCAATTTATCTTGCAACATCTCAAAAAAGCAATTCAGCGTACAAAGCAATAATGAATGCACAGGATATTGTTAAACAAACAGGTGATTTGCCTGTTCCGCTACATATCAGAAATGCTCCTACAAGTTTAATGAAAGAACTTGATTATGGTAAAGATTATAAATATGCTCACGATTACGCTGATAATTTTATTGAACAGGAATTTTTACCTGAAGAAATAAAAAACACAAAGCTATATGAACCACAAGAAAATAAACACGAAAAATCAATAAAAGAAAGATTAATTAAACTTTGGAAACGAAAATATAATTATTAA
- the sucD gene encoding succinate--CoA ligase subunit alpha: protein MSVLINKNSKVIVQGFTGSEGTYHAQQMIEYGTNIVGGVTPGKGGQKHLNKPVFNTVVDAVKKTGADTSIIFVPPAFASDAIMEAAEAGIKVIVAITEGIPTSDMIKVKEYLKDKNVKLIGPNCPGIITPGEAKVGIMPGFIHKKGNIGIVSRSGTLTYEAVDQITKVGLGQSTCIGIGGDPIIGTTTLDAVKLFMEDTETNGIIIIGEIGGNMEAEAANWIKNNGTKPVVGFIAGQTAPKGRRMGHAGAIIGGKNDTAAAKMKIMKECGIHIVESPADIGKKMAEILT from the coding sequence ATGAGCGTTTTAATAAATAAAAATTCAAAAGTTATAGTTCAGGGATTTACCGGTAGTGAAGGCACATACCATGCTCAACAAATGATAGAATATGGTACCAATATTGTTGGAGGAGTAACACCTGGTAAAGGAGGACAAAAACATTTAAACAAGCCTGTTTTTAATACTGTTGTTGATGCAGTAAAAAAAACAGGTGCTGATACTTCAATAATTTTTGTTCCGCCTGCATTTGCATCAGACGCTATTATGGAAGCTGCCGAAGCAGGTATTAAAGTAATAGTTGCAATAACCGAAGGAATACCTACAAGTGATATGATAAAGGTTAAGGAATATTTAAAAGATAAAAATGTAAAATTGATTGGTCCGAATTGTCCCGGGATAATTACACCTGGAGAAGCAAAAGTTGGAATAATGCCTGGTTTTATTCATAAAAAAGGTAATATTGGAATTGTATCACGTTCAGGAACATTAACTTATGAAGCTGTTGACCAGATAACAAAGGTTGGTTTAGGTCAATCTACATGTATTGGAATTGGGGGCGACCCGATTATAGGAACTACAACATTGGATGCTGTTAAATTATTTATGGAAGATACTGAAACCAATGGCATTATCATTATCGGTGAAATTGGCGGAAATATGGAAGCAGAAGCAGCAAACTGGATTAAAAATAATGGTACAAAACCAGTTGTAGGATTTATTGCAGGACAAACTGCACCAAAAGGTAGAAGAATGGGACATGCAGGAGCAATAATAGGTGGGAAAAATGATACTGCTGCTGCAAAAATGAAGATTATGAAAGAATGTGGAATTCATATTGTTGAATCACCAGCTGATATTGGAAAAAAAATGGCTGAAATTTTAACCTAA
- a CDS encoding queuosine precursor transporter — protein sequence MFDSGEPIDPKYTRRREIVFIVLSGIFLGTLAMLNLLGITRLIDLSFTFFGIEIPFKVFVGVLPYPITFLCTDFISELYGKKRANTVVWVGLLLNLWVLFIMWVGGKLPPHPHIIPETGLPPLDDPNRVFFEVQMLTKAATAASMIAYLSAQFVDVHIFHFLKKITKGKHMWIRNNGSTLTSQMVDSLAVISITYFYTHAIQIPEGESVMGILTMLILSNYIFKLTAALLDTAPFYMGTKILSKYLMINPVKEFEKYN from the coding sequence ATGTTTGATTCAGGAGAACCAATTGATCCTAAATATACTCGAAGAAGAGAAATTGTTTTTATTGTTCTTTCAGGGATATTCCTTGGCACTCTTGCTATGCTCAATCTTCTCGGTATTACAAGATTGATTGATCTTTCTTTTACTTTTTTTGGAATTGAAATACCTTTTAAAGTTTTTGTTGGTGTTCTTCCATATCCCATTACTTTTTTATGTACTGATTTTATTAGTGAATTATATGGTAAAAAAAGAGCTAATACAGTGGTTTGGGTTGGACTTTTATTAAACTTATGGGTATTATTTATTATGTGGGTAGGCGGGAAACTTCCTCCACATCCACATATAATTCCCGAAACAGGATTACCTCCCTTAGATGATCCTAACAGGGTTTTTTTCGAAGTACAAATGTTAACAAAGGCAGCAACTGCTGCTTCAATGATTGCTTATTTATCCGCTCAATTTGTTGATGTACATATTTTCCATTTTTTAAAAAAAATAACAAAAGGGAAACACATGTGGATAAGAAATAATGGCTCAACATTAACCAGCCAAATGGTTGATTCACTTGCAGTTATATCAATTACTTATTTTTATACTCATGCCATACAAATACCGGAAGGAGAGAGTGTTATGGGCATATTAACAATGCTTATATTATCCAATTATATATTCAAATTAACAGCAGCTTTGCTTGATACTGCACCTTTTTATATGGGTACAAAAATATTATCAAAATATTTGATGATTAATCCTGTTAAGGAGTTTGAAAAGTATAATTAG
- the kdsA gene encoding 3-deoxy-8-phosphooctulonate synthase — MIKSIPFIKNIESENFFLLAGPCVVESEENVFEIAEQVQKITDQLKIPYIFKASYRKANRSKLDSFTGIGDEKALKILQAVRNKLKIPVVTDIHSIDEAENAAKYVDILQIPAFLCRQTDLLIAAAKTGKIINVKKGQFLSPDSMKFVTEKIRQSGNNNIMLTDRGTMFGYQDLIIDYRGIYEMKKFGYPVILDITHSLQQPNQASGITGGKPELIETIAKAGIAVGIDGIFIETHPDPSNAKSDGANMLHLNLLENLLEKLVKLRQTVISL; from the coding sequence ATGATAAAATCAATACCTTTTATAAAAAATATTGAAAGTGAGAATTTTTTTCTTCTTGCGGGTCCTTGTGTGGTAGAATCAGAAGAGAACGTTTTTGAAATTGCAGAACAAGTACAAAAAATTACCGACCAATTAAAAATACCATATATTTTTAAAGCCTCATATCGTAAAGCAAACAGATCAAAATTAGATTCATTTACAGGAATTGGTGATGAGAAAGCCCTGAAAATATTACAAGCAGTAAGAAATAAATTAAAAATTCCGGTTGTTACAGATATTCATTCAATAGATGAAGCTGAAAATGCTGCTAAATATGTTGACATACTGCAAATTCCAGCATTCCTTTGCAGGCAAACCGATTTGCTTATTGCTGCTGCAAAAACAGGGAAAATTATAAATGTTAAAAAAGGGCAGTTCCTTTCGCCCGATTCAATGAAATTTGTTACTGAAAAAATCAGGCAATCAGGTAATAATAACATAATGCTAACAGATAGAGGCACCATGTTTGGTTATCAGGATTTGATAATAGATTACCGTGGAATTTATGAAATGAAAAAATTTGGTTATCCTGTTATTCTTGATATTACACATTCGCTTCAACAACCAAATCAAGCTTCCGGTATTACAGGTGGAAAACCTGAATTAATTGAAACAATTGCAAAAGCAGGAATTGCAGTCGGAATTGATGGAATATTTATTGAAACACACCCTGACCCATCAAATGCAAAATCTGACGGAGCAAATATGCTACACTTGAATTTACTTGAAAATTTACTGGAAAAACTTGTAAAATTAAGGCAAACTGTAATTAGCTTATAA